Below is a genomic region from Candidatus Atribacteria bacterium ADurb.Bin276.
GAATGTCAGTTCGGGAAATGTGAAATATCCAACTATGCAAATCGATGAAAAACAGGGCGCTGTTGCCATGGGTGAATTGGCAGCTAAGAAAATATTGGAATATTTCCCTGATAAAAAGATAAAAGTGGCTACCATCAGCGATGCTTCCATTGAGTGGGCTCATGAGCAGAGAACCAAAGCTTTTATTCAAGGAGTACAGAACGTTGCTCCGGATATGGAATGGGTTTTCAATGGCGGGAAGAGTAATCGAGAAATCGCTTATAGTACTGCAGAAGATATTCTCCAGAGTTTTCCCGATGTCAATATTATGTTTGGTTATGATGCAGAAAATGTTTTAGGATCTTTAGCAGCTTTTGAAGCGGCCGGGCGAGGAAACGCCAAAGATAGAATTCCGGTATCAGAAATTTTTGCTGGTGTAGATGGTTCGGTTCCCGAATTGGTGAAAGTGGCTGATCCAAACTCAGCTTTCAAACTTACCTTGGCATTACAACCAAAGAGCAATGCCAAAAAATGTATCGATATGCTACTTAAAATTATTAATGGGGAATTGGATATGTATGCAACCGATAAAAACGAAGCAGTAATATCGTTTGTCGTCAATGGATGGGATATGAGTAAAGAAGAAATCGAACAATTTGTGAAAGATGAATGGGCAATAGAAGTCGATTTAGCCAAAGAAATTGAGGAATAGGAAGGTGGGTTCAGGTAGGAGGGGGTTTGACTCCTCCTGCCTGATTTAGGAGAGTCAATTTTATGGAAAAAAACATACTTGAGGTTCGAGGACTTGCTAAAAACTATCCCGGGGTTGCTGCATTAAAAGGAATCGATTTGGATATTCGTCACAATACTGTTCATTGTATTGTTGGGGAAAATGGTGCAGGAAAATCAACCTTTATAAAGATATTGACTTGTGCTGAAACCAGAAGTTCAGGGGAAATCCTTTTTAATGGAAAAGAATTTAAGCCTCGCTC
It encodes:
- the yphF gene encoding ABC transporter periplasmic-binding protein YphF precursor, whose amino-acid sequence is MKKRLVMLVSILVIAFILSVGFYAGAQEKLVIGQVFWGLHDSYQQAHQVAAKAYCESLGIEYIPMDGQMKPEVQAAAMEDLIARQVDGIICQAYDQAAMEVSIDAAQQAGIPVVSFVNVSSGNVKYPTMQIDEKQGAVAMGELAAKKILEYFPDKKIKVATISDASIEWAHEQRTKAFIQGVQNVAPDMEWVFNGGKSNREIAYSTAEDILQSFPDVNIMFGYDAENVLGSLAAFEAAGRGNAKDRIPVSEIFAGVDGSVPELVKVADPNSAFKLTLALQPKSNAKKCIDMLLKIINGELDMYATDKNEAVISFVVNGWDMSKEEIEQFVKDEWAIEVDLAKEIEE